A window of Polyodon spathula isolate WHYD16114869_AA chromosome 30, ASM1765450v1, whole genome shotgun sequence contains these coding sequences:
- the LOC121302771 gene encoding E3 ubiquitin-protein ligase CBL-B-B-like, translating into MATALSGRNPGGRGPNPRKGMISGLFDAIQDAVGPPKQAVADRRTVEKTWKLMDKVVRLCQNPKLQLKNSPPYILDILPDTYQHLRLVLCKHEENQRLTQLSENEYFKIYIDSLIKKSKRAIRLFKEGKERMYEEQSQDR; encoded by the exons ATGGCAACTGCACTTAGTGGACGGAACCCCGGGGGGCGTGGGCCGAACCCCCGAAAAGGAATGATTTCGGGCTTGTTTGATGCTATTCAGGACGCCGTGGGTCCACCAAAACAAGCGGTGGCAGACCGCCGCACCGTAGAGAAGACATGGAAACTGATGGATAAAGTG GTGAGACTCTGCCAAAACCCCAAGCTGCAGCTGAAAAACAGCCCCCCTTACATTCTGGATATTTTGCCAGACACCTACCAGCACCTGAGGCTTGTACTGTGCAAGCATGAAGAGAATCAGAGACTGACTCAGTTAAGCGAGAACGAGTACTTTAAAATATACATCGACAGCTTGATAAAGAAATCGAAAAGGGCAATTCGACTCTTTAAAGAGGGCAAGGAGAGGATGTATGAGGAGCAGTCGCAGGACAGGTAG